The following coding sequences lie in one Arachis hypogaea cultivar Tifrunner chromosome 9, arahy.Tifrunner.gnm2.J5K5, whole genome shotgun sequence genomic window:
- the LOC112712381 gene encoding inositol transporter 1, translating to MTMQSTPGSSGYLNLYPDRKMSFFKNPYILGLTAVAGIGGMLFGYDTGVISGALLYIKDDFEEVRNSNFLQETIVSMAIAGAILGAAAGGWINDAYGRKKATLIADVIFGSGAIGMAAAPNHYVLILGRFLVGLGVGVASVTAPVYIAEASPSEIRGSLVSTNVLMITGGQFLSYIVNLAFTRVPGTWRWMLGVSAVPAIVQFTLMLFLPESPRWLFTKNRKNEAVDVLSKIYDFARLEDEVDFLTAQSEQERQRRKDIRFTDVFKSKEIKLAFLVGAGLQAFQQFTGINTVMYYSPTIVQMAGFESNELALTISLLVAGMNAAGTILGIYLIDHAGRKILALSSLGGVFTSLIILAFAFTNQSSDNQLYGWIAVLGLTLYIAFFSPGMGPVPWTVNSEIYPEEYRGICGGMSATVCWVSNLIVSQSFLSIAEVLGTGSTFLILAGICVLAFVFVVTSVPETKGLTFDEVEVIWKERAWGKNQDTRNLLSSA from the exons ATGACTATGCAATCAACCCCAGGAAGCTCAGGGTACCTGAATTTGTATCCTGATAGGAAGATGTCATTTTTCAAGAATCCTTATATTCTCGGACTCACCGCCGTTGCTGGCATTGGTGGCATGCTCTTTGGCTACGATACAG GAGTGATATCAGGAGCACTTCTATACATAAAAGATGATTTTGAGGAAGTTAGGAATAGCAATTTTCTGCAGGAAACAATAGTGAGCATGGCCATTGCCGGAGCCATTCTTGGAGCGGCGGCGGGAGGTTGGATCAACGACGCATACGGGAGGAAGAAGGCGACGCTCATTGCTGACGTCATATTCGGGTCGGGTGCCATCGGGATGGCAGCCGCCCCCAATCACTACGTTCTGATATTGGGGCGGTTTCTTGTTGGCTTGGGAGTGGGCGTGGCCTCTGTGACGGCCCCCGTCTACATCGCGGAGGCATCCCCCTCCGAAATCAGGGGCTCTTTGGTCAGCACCAACGTCCTCATGATTACCGGTGGCCAGTTTCTTTCCTACATCGTCAACCTTGCTTTTACCAGGGTTCCCGGCACGTGGCGCTGGATGCTTGGCGTTTCTGCTGTCCCTGCAATTGTTCAGTTCACCCTCATGCTCTTTCTACCTGAATCCCCTAGATGGCTCTTCACCAAG AATAGGAAAAACGAAGCTGTTGATGTTCTTTCCAAGATCTACGACTTTGCTCGCCTAGAAGATGAAGTTGACTTCCTTACTGCTCAGTCAGAGCAAGAGCGCCAGAGGAGGAAGGATATCAGATTCACTGATGTCTTCAAATCAAAGGAAATCAAACTCGCCTTCCTTGTCGGAGCTGGACTCCAG gctttccagcaatttacGGGTATCAACACAGTGATGTACTACAGCCCAACGATTGTGCAAATGGCAGGATTCGAGTCGAATGAGTTGGCTCTAACGATCTCACTGCTGGTTGCGGGAATGAATGCGGcaggcaccattctgggcatatATCTGATTGACCACGCCGGAAGGAAGATACTGGCACTGTCCAGCTTAGGAGGAGTCTTCACCTCCCTCATCATCCTGGCCTTCGCCTTCACGAACCAATCATCCGACAACCAGTTGTACGGATGGATCGCAGTGTTGGGCTTAACCCTCTACATCGCGTTCTTTTCGCCCGGGATGGGGCCCGTCCCGTGGACCGTGAACTCAGAGATATACCCGGAAGAATACAGAGGCATTTGTGGGGGAATGTCCGCCACCGTCTGCTGGGTTTCAAACTTGATAGTTTCTCAGAGCTTTCTCTCCATCGCTGAAGTCTTGGGAACTGGTTCCACCTTCTTGATCCTTGCAGGTATATGCGTGCTTGCCTTTGTGTTTGTGGTTACGTCTGTTCCCGAGACTAAAGGGTTGACTTTTGACGAAGTGGAAGTCATATGGAAGGAGAGAGCTTGGGGCAAGAATCAAGATACAAGAAACCTTCTTAGTAGTGCTTAG
- the LOC112709586 gene encoding inositol transporter 1-like → MVADMGMSMNAGTSDYLKKYPERRISFFQSSYIVGVSFAAGIGGLLFGYDTGVISGALLYINEEFEYVKKSYLLQEIIVSMALVGAIFGAAIGGYINDVFGRRIATIIADLSFIIGSMIMAFAPNPMLIIVGRFLVGLGVGFASITAPLYIAEVSPSEIRGGLVSANCLMITGGQFLSYVINYGLTRVPGTWRWMLGLAATPALIQLVLMMFLPESPRWLYHKNRKEEATTVLSKIYPSPRLGDEIAILEDHLEKESKNKVKVKFSDVFKLKEIRLAFICGAGLQAFQQFVGISVIMYYSPIIIQMAGFKSNESALFLSLVVSALNAASTILGIYLIDIAGRKKLVIGSLSGVVGALILLSVSCIIIGNGNKRQVFGWLAIAGLGVYILFFAPGMGPVPWTLNSEIYPEEYRGLCAGMSATVNWISSVIMSTSFLSMAEGIGLGQSFLILLGVAVLAIVFVIIYMPETKGLTFEEVADIWNQRAYGKDKNIESIIEKASA, encoded by the exons ATGGTGGCTGATATGGGCATGTCCATGAATGCAGGAACTTCTGACTATTTGAAGAAGTATCCAGAACGTAGAATATCATTTTTTCAAAGCTCTTACATTGTTGGAGTTTCTTTTGCTGCTGGCATTGGTGGTCTTCTCTTTGGTTATGATACTG GTGTGATATCTGGTGCTCTCTTGTATATAAATGAGGAGTTTGAATATGTCAAGAAGAGCTATTTACTTCAG GAGATAATTGTTAGCATGGCCTTGGTTGGAGCAATTTTTGGCGCCGCCATAGGTGGTTACATTAACGATGTCTTCGGACGTAGGATTGCTACTATCATAGCAGATCTTAGTTTTATCATCGGATCAATGATAATGGCTTTCGCACCAAATCCTATGCTTATCATAGTGGGCCGTTTTTTAGTTGGCTTGGGTGTTGGTTTTGCCTCCATTACTGCTCCTTTATATATTGCGGAAGTATCACCTTCTGAAATAAGAGGAGGATTAGTTAGTGCCAATTGTCTTATGATTACTGGTGGCCAATTTCTTTCCTATGTCATCAATTATGGCTTGACAAGA GTTCCAGGGACTTGGCGTTGGATGCTCGGACTTGCAGCTACACCAGCTCTTATTCAATTGGTTCTCATGATGTTTCTCCCTGAGTCTCCTAGATGGCTCTACCATAAG AATAGGAAGGAGGAAGCTACCACTGTGCTTTCCAAAATTTACCCATCACCTCGGTTGGGGGACGAAATAGCAATTCTTGAAGATCACTtggaaaaagaaagcaagaacaaggtcAAGGTTAAATTTAGTGATGTGTTCAAATTGAAAGAAATCAGATTAGCATTCATCTGTGGAGCTGGACTTCAAGCATTCCAACAATTTGTTGGAATTAGCGTTATAATGTACTATAGTCCAATAATAATCCAAATGGCGGGCTTCAAGTCCAATGAATCAGCATTGTTCTTGTCACTTGTTGTTTCAGCCTTAAATGCTGCTAGCACAATTTTGGGCATTTACCTAATTGACATTGCTGGGAGGAAAAAGCTTGTTATTGGAAGCTTGTCGGGTGTGGTTGGAGCCTTGATCCTCCTCTCTGTGTCTTGTATTATTATAGGAAATGGGAACAAAAGACAAGTTTTTGGATGGCTTGCTATTGCaggtttgggtgtgtatattttATTCTTTGCACCTGGAATGGGACCTGTTCCTTGGACTTTGAACTCAGAGATATACCCTGAAGAGTATAGAGGGTTATGTGCTGGCATGTCAGCCACAGTAAACTGGATTAGCAGTGTGATAATGTCAACTAGCTTCCTTTCAATGGCGGAAGGAATTGGACTTGGCCAAAGTTTCTTGATTCTTTTGGGAGTAGCTGTTCTTGCAATAGTATTCGTAATCATTTATATGCCAGAAACAAAAGGATTAACTTTTGAAGAAGTGGCAGACATTTGGAACCAAAGAGCCTACGGAAAGGATAAAAATATAGAGAGCATCATTGAGAAAGCAAGTGCATGA
- the LOC112712382 gene encoding RGG repeats nuclear RNA binding protein A, producing MATMNPFDLLSDDTQDPSHRIEAEQQKSAAPPAVAAAAKKPQLNKQAQLPTKPTPPSQAVREARNETSRGGRGRGGGGRGRGHGRGRGAGGFNRDYFGDENSFAAPAGHGPPEGDTWKPSERLGYGGFRGPYRGGRRRGGGFSNGEGGEDGHPGRAFERHSGTGRGSEFKREGSGRGNWGNQTEEHAPAAEEANETGKNLSDDKPSGEDDVAADGNKEKPSNEAAEKEAEDKEMTLEEYEKVLEEKRKALQALKTEERKVDTKVFESMQQLSSKKDNDDIFIKLGSDKDKRKEALEKEEKSKKSVSINEFLKPAEGETYHNQGRSRGRGRGRGRGATGGFGGGYAAGYENERAPAIGDHGQFPTLSAK from the exons ATGGCGACAATGAACCCTTTCGATCTCTTGTCCGACGATACACAGGACCCTTCCCACCGAATCGAAGCCGAGCAGCAGAAGTCCGCTGCTCCTCCCGCCGTCGCCGCCGCCGCCAAGAAACCTCAGCTCAACAAGCAAGCTCAACTTCCCACCAAGCCTACCCCTCCTTCTCAAGCTG TGAGGGAGGCAAGAAATGAAACATCCCGCGGCGGACGTGGACGTGGAGGTGGAGGACGTGGGCGTGGACATGGTCGTGGCCGTGGAGCTGGTGGTTTCAACCGTGACTATTTCGGTGATGAGAACTCATTTGCTGCCCCTGCTGGTCATGGTCCTCCTGAAGGAGACACCTGGAAGCCGTCAGAAAGGCTTGGTTATGGTGGATTCCGAGGTCCTTATCGAGGGGGTCGGCGGCGTGGTGGAGGCTTCAGCAATGGAGAAGGTGGTGAAGATGGGCATCCAGGAAGAGCATTTGAACGACACAGTGGGACTGGCCGCGG AAGTGAATTCAAACGCGAAGGTTCTGGGAGAGGAAATTGGGGAAATCAAACTGAAGAACATGCCCC GGCGGCTGAGGAAGCGAATGAAACTGGAAAGAATTTGAGTGATGATAAGCCTTCTGGTGAAGATGATGTTGCAGCAGATGGAAATAAGGAGAAACCTTCTAATGAAGCAGCAGAAAAAGAAGCTGAAGATAAG GAAATGACTCTGGAAGAATATGAAAAAGTACtagaagagaaaaggaaggcCTTGCAAGCACTCAAGACTGAAGAGAGGAAGGTAGATACAAAAGTTTTTGAATCCATGCAGCAACTGTCAAGCAAGAAAGACAATGATGACATCTTTATAAAACTG GGATCAGATAAGGATAAGCGCAAGGAGGCTCTTGAGAAGGAAGAGAAATCCAAGAAG TCCGTCAGCATTAATGAGTTTTTGAAGCCAGCCGAAGGTGAGACTTACCATAACCAAGGCCGTAGCCGAGGCCGTGGCCGAGGCCGTGGTCGGGGTGCAACAGGTGGTTTTGGTGGTGGCTATGCTGCTGGCTATGAAAATGAAAGAGCTCCAGCCATTGGAGATCATGGCCAGTTTCCTACTTTGAGTGCCAAGTAA
- the LOC112712383 gene encoding uncharacterized protein: MVMPLSLSLTSTFAHFHFSFSLKTSLFLRRARVNLPLYPRRSTRTRISFACGASSMEESPSSLDSLTHRLSTHTLQSHSKKKLHLLDWDHSFVKELPSDPRTDSFPREVLHACYTKVSPSAEVDDPQLVAWSEPVADLLDLDHKEFERPDFPNIFSGATPLVGALPYAQCYGGHQFGMWAGQLGDGRAITLGEILNSKSERWELQLKGAGKTPYSRFADGLAVLRSSVREFLCSEAMHHLGIPTTRALCLVTTGKLVTRDMFYDGNPKEEPGAIVCRVAQSFLRFGSYQIHASRGEEDLGIVRDLADYAIRHHFPHIENMSKSEGLSFSTGDEDHSVVDLTSNKYAAWVVEVAERTASLIAKWQGVGFTHGVLNTDNMSILGLTIDYGPFGFLDAFDPSFTPNTTDLPGRRYCFANQPDIGLWNLAQFTTTLSAAQLINEKEANYAMERYGTKFMDDYQAIMTKKLGLPKYNKQLISKLLSNMAVDKVDYTNFFRTLSNIKADTSIPDDELLIPLKSVLLDIGNERKEAWTSWLKAYIHELSTSDISDDQRKASMNSVNPKFILRNYLCQTAIDAAEIGDFSEVRRLLKLVEHPFDEQPGMEKYARLPPAWAYRPGVCMLSCSS, translated from the exons ATGGTAATGCCGCTGTCTCTGAGCCTCACGAGTACCTTCGCCCATTTtcatttctctttctctctcaaaacATCACTCTTTCTGCGACGCGCCAGGGTCAATTTACCATTGTACCCTCGCCGCTCCACTCGCACTCGAATCTCATTTGCATGCGGAGCATCTTCCATGGAGGAATCCCCCTCCTCCCTTGACTCCCTCACCCACCGCCTCTCCACTCACACTCTCCAATCCCACTCCAAGAAGAAGCTCCACCTTCTCGATTGGGACCATTCCTTCGTCAAAGAACTTCCCTCTGATCCCAGAACCGATTCCTTCCCTAGAGAG GTGCTGCATGCTTGTTATACCAAGGTTTCACCCTCAGCTGAGGTAGATGATCCCCAACTTGTAGCGTGGTCCGAACCCGTTGCTGACCTCCTTGATTTGGACCATAAAGA ATTTGAAAGGCCTGATTTTCCCAATATTTTCTCTGGTGCAACACCATTGGTTGGAGC GTTGCCTTATGCTCAGTGCTATGGTGGACATCAATTTGGTATGTGGGCTGGGCAGTTGGGGGATGGTAGGGCAATTACACTGGGGGAAATACTGAACTCAAAGTCTGAAAGGTGGGAGCTACAACTCAAAGGTGCTGGGAAGACTCCTTACAGTCGGTTTGCTGACGGCCTTGCGGTGCTACGTAGTAGTGTACGGGAGTTCCTTTGTAGTGAAGCAATGCACCACCTGGGGATTCCAACAACCCGCGCCCTTTGTCTTGTGACCACTGGGAAGCTGGTCACTCGAGACATGTTTTATGA TGGCAACCCGAAGGAAGAACCTGGTGCAATTGTATGCAGAGTTGCCCAATCTTTTCTCCGTTTTGGGTCATACCAAATACATGCCTCCAGAGGTGAAGAGGATCTAGGTATTGTCCGTGATTTGGCAGACTATGCTATTAGACACCATTTTCCTCATATTGAGAACATGAGTAAGAGTGAAGGCTTATCTTTTAGCACTGGTGATGAAGATCATTCTGTTGTGGATCTTACTTCAAACAAGTATGCAG CTTGGGTGGTGGAGGTTGCTGAACGTACCGCTTCCTTGATTGCGAAATGGCAGGGGGTTGGTTTCACTCACGGTGTGCTGAACACTGATAACATGAGCATTTTGGGTCTTACTATCGATTATGGTCCATTTGGCTTTTTGGATGCTTTTGATCCTAGCTTTACCCCAAATACCACAGATCTTCCAGGTAGAAGATACTGTTTTGCAAACCAGCCTGACATTGGTTTGTGGAATCTTGCACAATTCACAACAACTCTATCAGCTGCTCAACTAATAAATGAGAAAGAGGCGAATTATGCTATGGAAAG GTATGGAACGAAATTTATGGATGATTATCAAGCTATAATGACCAAGAAGCTTGGCCTCCCTAAATATAATAAGCAACTGATCAGTAAACTTCTTAGTAATATGGCTGTAGATAAGGTTGATTACACAAACTTCTTTCGGACACTTTCAAATATTAAAGCAGATACCAGCATTCCAGATGATGAGTTGTTGATCCCACTGAAGTCTGTACTATTAGATATCGGCAACGAGCGGAAAGAAGCATGGACCAGTTGGTTGAAGGCTTACATACATGAG CTCTCGACCAGTGACATTTCCGATGATCAGAGGAAGGCCTCGATGAATTCCGTGAACCCTAAATTTATTCTCAGAAACTATCTGTGCCAGACTGCAATCGACGCTGCAGAAATAGGTGATTTTAGCGAAGTTCGCCGGTTGCTCAAGTTAGTTGAGCATCCCTTTGATGAGCAGCCAGGAATGGAAAAATATGCCCGGTTGCCGCCAGCATGGGCATATCGACCCGGTGTGTGTATGCTTTCCTGCTCTTCCTGA